Proteins from a genomic interval of Desulfovulcanus ferrireducens:
- a CDS encoding UshA-like (seleno)protein family 2 → MLKLRLFFLFSLFCFLVSPVWAKGLSIYYTANTFAKIRPCPTUGGKTLGGLARRAGFFEQKRKSFTFFVFGPYEFLKPASISRKPEGFYTSLVSAFRSLKYHVGFLTSLENDILKINSSSIPENWRVMPKENPTVFKYKVNKDEIFFVLFPEKTSKFEQVCKKVNLLAKSISLSNKGALIIGLSPWGADLEKRYLEFPGCFVHVLLGSGEGFGTRGKIVNNAYTLWIRPYPQGKAVNLLKILKFPSEDSNWQWKQGDNVILDIFPLNDRVPSDEKILTLFKGVRD, encoded by the coding sequence ATGTTGAAGCTGAGGCTATTTTTTCTTTTTTCCCTTTTTTGTTTTCTGGTCTCACCGGTCTGGGCCAAAGGTTTAAGCATTTATTACACTGCTAATACATTTGCCAAAATCCGCCCCTGTCCAACCTGAGGCGGAAAGACACTAGGTGGACTGGCCCGGCGGGCTGGTTTTTTTGAACAAAAAAGGAAAAGTTTTACTTTCTTTGTCTTTGGTCCCTATGAATTTTTAAAGCCAGCTTCAATATCTCGAAAGCCAGAAGGATTTTACACTTCTTTAGTTTCTGCTTTTAGGTCTTTAAAGTATCATGTTGGTTTTCTAACCAGTTTAGAAAATGATATTTTGAAAATAAACTCGAGCTCTATTCCTGAAAATTGGCGTGTAATGCCCAAGGAAAATCCGACGGTCTTTAAGTATAAAGTGAATAAAGATGAGATTTTTTTTGTTCTTTTTCCAGAAAAGACAAGTAAATTTGAACAGGTATGTAAAAAAGTAAATCTGTTAGCTAAAAGTATTAGTCTTAGCAATAAAGGGGCTTTGATTATTGGTCTTAGTCCCTGGGGGGCTGACCTCGAGAAGAGGTATCTAGAATTTCCAGGTTGTTTTGTGCATGTTTTATTGGGCTCTGGGGAGGGTTTTGGCACACGAGGGAAGATCGTCAACAATGCTTATACTCTTTGGATTAGACCTTATCCCCAGGGCAAGGCAGTGAATTTACTCAAAATTTTGAAGTTTCCTTCCGAGGATTCAAATTGGCAATGGAAACAAGGGGATAATGTAATTCTCGATATTTTCCCTTTAAATGATCGAGTTCCTTCAGATGAAAAAATTTTAACATTATTTAAAGGTGTTAGAGATTAA
- the dapF gene encoding diaminopimelate epimerase: MTENELDTAQFFKMQGSGNDFILFDNRELRLSPEKMGLWAKKLCPRAFAIGADGMIFLDEPDKQGIDYRWHFFNSDGSRAEMCGNGSRCAARLAYELGMAPKKHIFGTDAGPIQAQVLEEGQVKVQLTPPRDLQLNLSLTLDEQRELNVHFVNTGVPHAVVITKNLQKMDVQKLGQTIRFHTQFSPAGTNVNFIEIKDNDKILLRTYERGVESETYACGTGAAASVVVANRLGLLNNSVQVTTTGGEVLRIILEDDKVFLQGKAVLVYEGRVFLKQFGLDEE, translated from the coding sequence ATGACGGAGAATGAATTGGATACAGCGCAATTTTTTAAGATGCAAGGCAGTGGTAATGACTTTATTCTTTTTGATAACCGTGAATTGAGGCTTAGCCCGGAGAAGATGGGCCTTTGGGCCAAAAAACTTTGTCCACGCGCATTTGCTATCGGGGCGGATGGGATGATTTTTTTAGACGAACCGGATAAACAGGGCATTGATTATCGATGGCATTTTTTTAATTCAGATGGGTCTCGGGCGGAGATGTGCGGAAATGGGTCCAGGTGCGCGGCCAGATTAGCTTATGAACTGGGCATGGCACCCAAAAAGCATATTTTTGGAACAGATGCCGGTCCAATACAGGCTCAGGTTCTGGAAGAAGGTCAGGTTAAGGTGCAACTTACTCCTCCACGAGATTTACAACTTAATCTGTCTTTGACACTTGATGAACAAAGGGAACTCAATGTCCATTTTGTAAATACTGGAGTACCTCATGCTGTTGTTATCACAAAAAATTTGCAAAAAATGGATGTCCAGAAATTAGGTCAGACTATTCGTTTTCATACACAATTTTCACCTGCTGGCACTAATGTAAATTTTATCGAAATAAAGGATAATGACAAAATATTATTACGCACCTATGAAAGAGGGGTCGAGAGCGAAACCTATGCATGTGGAACAGGTGCTGCTGCCAGCGTTGTTGTAGCTAATAGGCTGGGATTGCTCAACAATTCTGTTCAGGTGACCACAACTGGCGGGGAAGTTTTACGTATTATCCTTGAAGATGATAAAGTTTTCTTACAAGGTAAAGCTGTTCTTGTTTACGAAGGGCGAGTTTTTTTAAAACAGTTTGGTCTGGATGAAGAGTAA
- the dapA gene encoding 4-hydroxy-tetrahydrodipicolinate synthase: protein MQFKGAFTALVTPFKDGKLDEEAYRELIEWQIEEGINGLVPCGTTGESATLSHEEHKQVIKICVEQAKGRVPVLAGAGSNSTSEAIDLTRYAKEAGADGALLITPYYNKPTPEGIVAHFKAIAKEVSIPMIVYNVPSRTSLNVLPPTVARLFKEIPEVVGIKEATGDLKQVSEVIEECGPEFIVLSGDDFTVLPLLSVGGHGVISVVSNIVPRKMSDLCKAVFQNDLETAQKLHQDMAPLCRAMFLETNPIPVKTALSLMGKIRLELRLPLVPLLAANEEKLRSILVSKQLISG from the coding sequence ATGCAATTTAAGGGCGCATTTACAGCTTTGGTTACTCCTTTTAAGGACGGCAAGCTAGATGAGGAAGCTTATAGAGAATTGATTGAGTGGCAGATAGAGGAAGGCATTAATGGCCTTGTTCCTTGCGGTACTACAGGTGAGTCCGCAACCCTTAGTCATGAGGAACATAAACAAGTGATCAAAATTTGTGTTGAACAAGCCAAAGGAAGAGTGCCGGTTCTGGCAGGTGCCGGGTCAAACTCTACCAGTGAGGCCATTGATTTAACTCGTTATGCCAAAGAAGCCGGGGCAGATGGAGCACTGCTTATAACACCATATTATAACAAGCCGACACCTGAAGGAATAGTCGCCCATTTTAAGGCCATTGCCAAGGAAGTCTCTATTCCTATGATTGTATACAATGTCCCCAGCAGGACTTCTTTAAACGTTTTACCTCCAACAGTGGCCAGGCTCTTTAAGGAAATACCTGAGGTAGTTGGTATAAAAGAAGCTACAGGAGATCTAAAGCAAGTTTCTGAAGTAATTGAGGAGTGCGGTCCGGAATTTATCGTTTTGTCTGGTGATGATTTTACAGTTTTGCCTCTGTTATCTGTTGGTGGACATGGAGTAATTTCCGTAGTCTCTAATATTGTGCCACGAAAGATGAGTGATTTATGCAAGGCGGTTTTTCAAAATGATCTGGAAACAGCTCAAAAACTTCATCAAGACATGGCTCCCCTTTGTCGGGCTATGTTTCTGGAAACTAATCCAATTCCGGTTAAAACTGCTCTTTCATTAATGGGAAAGATAAGGTTGGAGTTGAGATTACCTCTGGTACCGTTGCTTGCGGCCAATGAAGAAAAATTAAGAAGTATTTTGGTGAGCAAACAATTGATCTCTGGTTGA
- a CDS encoding MgtC/SapB family protein, with translation MDYPQLSTYIFKLFLTAILGGVIGFERESHGQSAGFRTNLLVAIGACLMMILSLAITDIFKEYNVNSVIRLDPARIASYAIASMGFLGAGAIIKGKGSVRGLTTAAGLWLVTGIGLTVGAGLYIPAILTTIISIFVLYPLRFFRRTITHDQHTLLTLRCECSEAPLNMVKAVLSLYEPGLRIKFINYYQDKVEGYVTYKIRLHSKDTLPWNKIVSQLLDLPQIQAISWEEADVP, from the coding sequence ATGGACTACCCTCAACTTTCTACCTATATATTTAAACTCTTCCTAACGGCCATTTTAGGTGGAGTTATTGGCTTTGAACGTGAATCACACGGACAAAGCGCAGGCTTTCGCACCAACCTTTTGGTTGCCATAGGAGCCTGTTTGATGATGATTCTCTCTTTAGCAATCACTGATATATTCAAAGAATATAATGTAAACAGCGTTATTCGCCTTGATCCCGCGCGCATTGCCTCTTACGCTATTGCCAGCATGGGTTTCTTAGGCGCGGGAGCAATTATTAAGGGAAAAGGATCCGTACGAGGGCTAACAACTGCTGCAGGTCTATGGCTAGTAACCGGCATTGGCCTCACTGTAGGAGCTGGATTATATATTCCAGCCATTTTAACCACTATCATCAGTATATTTGTCCTCTACCCTTTACGTTTTTTTCGCCGAACCATAACCCATGATCAACACACCCTTTTAACTCTCAGATGTGAATGTTCCGAAGCTCCTTTGAACATGGTCAAGGCGGTTCTATCCCTTTACGAACCCGGCTTGCGGATAAAATTTATCAATTATTATCAAGATAAAGTGGAAGGCTATGTAACCTACAAAATAAGATTACACAGTAAAGATACTCTGCCTTGGAACAAGATTGTATCTCAACTACTTGATTTACCTCAGATACAGGCTATTTCCTGGGAAGAAGCAGATGTGCCTTAA
- the pyrR gene encoding bifunctional pyr operon transcriptional regulator/uracil phosphoribosyltransferase PyrR has translation MKNEKQIMNAEQMQKTLERLAYEVLERISDFSKLALIGIQRRGVDLAERIKKILEQKTKKQLDLGKLDINLYRDDWTNLASTPSINKTDIPFDLGEKDIVLVDDVLFTGRTVRAALEAILDFGRPKTIKLLVLIDRGHRELPIHADFVGKKLNTSRRELVHVLTKEHDGEDMVVLEG, from the coding sequence ATGAAAAACGAAAAGCAAATAATGAATGCCGAACAAATGCAAAAAACTCTGGAAAGACTAGCCTATGAAGTTCTAGAACGTATATCTGACTTTTCCAAATTAGCCCTTATTGGTATTCAAAGACGCGGCGTTGATTTAGCCGAACGCATAAAAAAAATCCTGGAACAAAAAACAAAAAAACAATTAGACTTAGGTAAGCTAGACATTAATCTTTACCGGGACGACTGGACCAATTTGGCCTCTACCCCCTCTATTAATAAGACCGATATTCCGTTTGACCTAGGTGAAAAAGATATTGTTTTGGTAGATGACGTTCTCTTTACAGGCCGTACTGTCCGGGCAGCATTGGAAGCCATTTTAGACTTTGGCCGTCCCAAAACCATCAAGCTTCTGGTTTTAATTGACCGGGGACACAGGGAACTTCCCATCCATGCAGACTTCGTGGGCAAAAAGTTAAACACTTCCAGACGAGAGCTCGTACATGTTCTAACTAAAGAGCATGACGGTGAAGACATGGTTGTTTTAGAAGGATAG
- a CDS encoding TRAP transporter large permease → MITDPLILTFVLFGIMFIFLLSGLWIGFSLFAAGITGMLIFKLNLPPTISIWQKIGGLMANSVWNSINSWSLTALPLFIFMGEILYRTAISTRLLNGLLPWLSNIPGRLLHINVVACSLFAAVSGSSAATTATVGKITLDELSKRGYDRQIAIGSLAGAGTLGFLIPPSLIMIIYGILSDTSIGKLFIGGVIPGLMLAGSYSAFIIFKAITNPDIVPKSDEKYSVKEKIKSLKELIPVFSLIFIVLGGIYLGYTTPTEAAAIGVVGSIILALIFKNLTTKRFIEAALNAVKTTAMISFIITGAAFLSQVVGFVGIARALSEYIASLGLSPYLLIFVIGSMYLVLGMILDGISIVVMTLPIVLPIILAAGFKPLWFGIFLVFMVELSQITPPVGFSIFVIQGISNEKVGNILKATFPFFIIMILMVILITVFPEVVFYLPQKMIR, encoded by the coding sequence ATAATTACCGATCCTTTAATCTTAACATTTGTCCTTTTCGGCATAATGTTCATATTCCTGCTTTCAGGACTATGGATAGGTTTTTCCCTTTTTGCTGCGGGCATTACCGGGATGTTGATATTTAAACTTAATCTTCCGCCAACTATTTCAATCTGGCAAAAGATTGGCGGGTTGATGGCTAATTCAGTCTGGAACAGTATCAACTCCTGGTCTTTGACAGCCCTGCCTCTGTTTATATTTATGGGAGAAATCCTATACAGAACAGCTATTTCCACCAGACTGCTAAATGGACTATTGCCGTGGCTGTCTAATATTCCTGGAAGGCTTCTGCATATTAACGTAGTGGCTTGCTCTCTTTTCGCAGCAGTGTCTGGTTCAAGCGCAGCCACAACAGCAACAGTTGGAAAAATTACTTTAGACGAGCTTTCAAAGAGAGGATATGACAGGCAGATTGCCATAGGCTCTCTGGCCGGTGCAGGGACATTAGGATTTCTCATCCCCCCGAGCTTGATAATGATTATCTACGGCATCCTGTCTGATACTTCGATTGGTAAACTTTTTATCGGAGGGGTGATCCCGGGTTTAATGCTTGCTGGAAGCTATTCTGCTTTTATTATTTTTAAAGCAATAACCAATCCAGATATAGTCCCTAAAAGTGACGAAAAATATTCAGTCAAAGAAAAAATTAAATCTTTAAAAGAGTTAATACCAGTCTTCTCTCTGATTTTTATTGTTTTAGGCGGTATTTACCTTGGTTATACAACGCCAACCGAAGCTGCTGCCATAGGAGTTGTAGGCTCTATAATACTAGCATTAATTTTTAAAAATTTAACCACAAAGAGATTTATTGAGGCAGCTTTGAATGCAGTTAAAACAACAGCAATGATCTCATTTATAATTACCGGAGCTGCATTTTTGTCTCAAGTTGTCGGATTTGTGGGCATAGCTAGAGCTTTAAGTGAATATATTGCTAGCCTTGGCTTATCTCCATACTTATTGATATTTGTTATTGGATCTATGTATCTTGTTTTAGGAATGATACTTGATGGCATCTCTATAGTTGTGATGACTTTACCTATTGTGTTGCCTATTATATTAGCTGCTGGATTTAAACCATTATGGTTTGGAATATTTTTAGTATTTATGGTTGAATTATCACAAATAACCCCTCCAGTAGGATTTAGCATTTTTGTTATTCAAGGAATATCCAACGAAAAGGTGGGAAATATTTTAAAAGCAACCTTCCCATTTTTTATAATTATGATTTTAATGGTTATCTTGATTACAGTTTTCCCGGAGGTAGTTTTTTATTTACCGCAAAAAATGATCCGATAA
- a CDS encoding TRAP transporter small permease subunit, whose product MKTNIIKLADKLSNISAYLSGILMILIVILITFEIFLRAFFNTSTLIADEYSAYFFVGVVMLGLAYTLKENSHIRITLISSRLNKKINKYLDLSVTLIAVLICSFLLYHSILMAYDTYSLEMTADTIAETPLYLPQLFLPIGFFVFDLQLISYFIRRLP is encoded by the coding sequence ATGAAAACAAACATTATTAAGCTTGCAGACAAATTATCTAATATAAGTGCATACCTATCTGGTATTCTGATGATTCTTATTGTAATTTTGATAACATTTGAAATATTCCTAAGGGCTTTTTTTAATACATCTACATTAATCGCCGACGAATACAGTGCATATTTTTTTGTTGGCGTTGTCATGCTTGGTCTTGCATACACATTAAAAGAAAATTCACATATAAGAATTACTCTTATTTCTTCAAGATTAAATAAAAAAATTAATAAGTATTTAGATTTATCAGTAACTTTAATCGCGGTCTTAATTTGTAGTTTTCTTTTGTACCACTCAATACTAATGGCTTACGATACATATTCACTTGAAATGACAGCTGATACTATTGCAGAGACACCTTTATACCTACCTCAACTTTTTCTTCCGATTGGCTTTTTTGTTTTTGATTTACAATTAATATCATACTTCATAAGGAGGCTACCATAA
- a CDS encoding TRAP transporter substrate-binding protein produces the protein MKTFTRILTFIFILVFFAAPVRAEVINLDLNAIYGPTSFHTQGAFEFAKLVEKYSEGTVKITVHPGGSLGFKGPELLKVVKDGQVPMSDILMGVVAGSEHVFGISSLPRLVKSFDEAKKLYNECKPLYQKAAKKWNQKFLYAAPWPPSGLVTKNPINSVVDLKGLKTRTYDKNGAKFLRELGASPLSLPWGEVYSSLRTGMIDSVLTSAESTKNGKFWEVLSYFKDINYAFPLNMVTINMDYYKALSKDQRNALEKAAAEIEEKQWKASEERTVKALEIISKHGIKVSKPDAALNKAMDEAAKKIIDEFLEKAKSSEKKVLSKFVK, from the coding sequence ATGAAAACATTTACAAGGATTTTGACATTTATCTTTATTTTGGTCTTTTTCGCTGCTCCAGTTCGTGCCGAGGTGATCAACCTGGATCTTAATGCTATTTATGGCCCAACCAGTTTCCATACCCAAGGTGCTTTTGAATTTGCGAAGTTGGTGGAAAAATATTCCGAGGGCACGGTTAAAATCACGGTGCATCCTGGTGGAAGTTTGGGATTTAAGGGGCCCGAATTGCTAAAGGTGGTCAAAGACGGTCAGGTTCCAATGTCGGACATTTTAATGGGGGTTGTTGCAGGTAGTGAGCATGTCTTTGGAATTAGTTCTCTCCCGCGACTGGTAAAAAGTTTTGATGAAGCGAAAAAATTATATAATGAGTGTAAACCCTTGTACCAAAAAGCGGCAAAGAAATGGAACCAGAAATTTTTATATGCTGCACCCTGGCCTCCTAGCGGCTTGGTAACCAAAAATCCAATTAATAGCGTTGTTGACTTAAAAGGCCTTAAAACACGCACTTATGATAAAAATGGCGCTAAATTTTTAAGAGAATTGGGTGCCTCACCTTTGTCCTTGCCCTGGGGTGAAGTATATTCCTCCCTGCGGACAGGAATGATAGATTCAGTGTTAACTTCTGCTGAATCAACAAAAAATGGAAAATTCTGGGAAGTATTATCATATTTTAAAGACATAAATTACGCTTTCCCTCTAAATATGGTAACCATTAACATGGATTACTATAAGGCTCTCTCTAAAGACCAACGAAATGCTCTGGAAAAGGCTGCCGCTGAAATAGAAGAAAAACAATGGAAGGCATCAGAGGAGAGAACAGTTAAGGCCCTAGAAATAATTAGCAAACATGGAATTAAAGTTTCAAAGCCGGATGCAGCATTAAACAAGGCAATGGATGAAGCTGCAAAGAAAATTATAGATGAGTTTTTAGAAAAGGCTAAAAGTAGCGAAAAGAAAGTATTAAGCAAATTTGTAAAATAA
- a CDS encoding hydantoinase B/oxoprolinase family protein, with translation MKVNPILLEVFKNRFASISEEMGVTLNRTAFSPNIKERRDFSCAIFDAQGDMIAQAAHIPVHLGSMPLSVKAAIQEYELNEGDMIILNDPFKGGTHLPDITIVAPVFAGEEKPVYYVANRAHHSDVGGMSSGSMPLSSSIFQEGVIIPPLKIVENNKIDEKVMKFFLNNVRTPQEREGDFAAQVMANITGVKRTQDLIQKYGLETVNFYAKSLIDYSEKITRKTILEIPDGAYSFEDVLDDDGYGNSNIKIHVSITIKDDTATIDFSKSDRQVDGSVNAVYAITLSAVLYVFRSLIKEDIPTNAGCQRPIKIITKKGTIVDATFPSAVAGGNVETSQRIVDVVLGALSQALPERIPAASQGTMNNLAIGGIDDRNDTPFAYYETLAGGMGATFKQDGDSAVHSHMTNTLNTPVEALEFSYPFLVTEYSIRRGSGGKGQYNGGDGLIREIKLISDAEVTVLSERRTNAPYGLFGGESGRCGKNIIIQNGQKKEMPGKFFVKLRKGDILRIETPGGGGYGQMDNNASKKTSSATK, from the coding sequence ATGAAAGTAAACCCCATTTTGCTTGAAGTTTTCAAAAACAGATTTGCCTCCATTTCAGAGGAAATGGGAGTTACCTTGAATAGAACGGCATTTTCTCCAAATATTAAAGAAAGAAGGGATTTCTCCTGTGCCATTTTTGACGCACAGGGAGATATGATAGCCCAAGCTGCCCATATTCCTGTTCATCTAGGTTCAATGCCTTTGTCCGTAAAGGCAGCGATTCAGGAATATGAATTAAATGAAGGGGATATGATCATCTTAAACGACCCGTTTAAAGGCGGTACTCATTTACCTGATATTACGATAGTTGCTCCTGTTTTTGCCGGAGAGGAAAAACCAGTCTACTATGTCGCAAATAGGGCCCACCACTCTGATGTTGGAGGGATGAGTTCTGGCTCGATGCCCTTATCAAGTTCAATTTTTCAAGAGGGGGTAATAATTCCACCCCTAAAGATTGTAGAAAACAACAAGATTGATGAAAAAGTGATGAAGTTCTTTCTAAATAATGTGAGGACTCCCCAGGAAAGAGAAGGAGACTTTGCCGCGCAGGTTATGGCCAACATTACTGGTGTCAAACGTACACAAGACCTTATACAAAAATATGGTTTAGAAACAGTAAATTTCTATGCAAAAAGCTTAATTGACTATTCTGAAAAAATTACCAGAAAAACAATTTTAGAAATACCAGATGGTGCTTATTCTTTTGAAGATGTTCTTGATGACGATGGTTATGGAAACAGCAATATAAAAATCCATGTTAGCATTACAATTAAGGACGATACTGCAACAATAGATTTTTCAAAGTCAGACAGGCAAGTAGATGGCAGCGTAAATGCTGTTTATGCAATAACTTTATCTGCAGTTTTATATGTCTTTAGATCACTTATTAAAGAAGATATACCAACAAATGCAGGGTGTCAGCGTCCTATAAAAATCATAACCAAAAAGGGAACTATTGTTGATGCCACATTTCCTTCAGCGGTGGCCGGCGGAAATGTAGAAACATCACAAAGAATAGTAGATGTTGTGTTGGGAGCTTTGTCTCAAGCTTTGCCTGAAAGGATTCCTGCGGCAAGTCAAGGAACAATGAATAACCTTGCCATAGGCGGGATAGATGATAGAAATGATACTCCTTTTGCATATTACGAAACCTTAGCAGGAGGTATGGGCGCTACTTTTAAACAGGATGGTGACTCTGCAGTACACTCACATATGACAAATACTTTAAACACACCTGTAGAAGCATTGGAGTTCAGTTATCCATTTTTAGTTACCGAATATTCTATTCGTAGAGGGTCGGGAGGAAAAGGACAATACAACGGTGGAGATGGTCTAATAAGGGAAATAAAGTTAATTTCCGATGCAGAAGTGACCGTCCTGTCAGAAAGGAGAACCAATGCACCTTATGGCCTTTTTGGAGGAGAGAGTGGAAGGTGTGGTAAAAATATAATAATTCAAAATGGGCAAAAAAAGGAAATGCCTGGCAAATTCTTTGTAAAGTTGCGTAAAGGAGATATTCTGAGAATAGAAACACCAGGTGGCGGGGGATATGGACAGATGGATAATAACGCATCTAAAAAAACTTCGTCTGCCACAAAATAA
- a CDS encoding hydantoinase/oxoprolinase family protein translates to MIICVDTGGTFTDFIYKDGNEWGVYKLLSTPSNPAEAVLAGIRHIVKEGKFRVIHGSTVATNAILEKKGSKTALITNKGFEDIIEIGRQNRSELYNLSYKKNEPLIPPKLRFGISGRVNYVGSVLEEIDEQALFELIDKLQSDQVESIAVSLLFSFKNPEHELKVKEILKKLNIPISLSHEILSEFREYERTSTTVINAYVSPKMKKYITYIKDSIGDNKLSIMQSNGGTISAETAMKESVRTILSGPAGGAVGAYELGKMAGFDRLITFDMGGTSTDVALLDQSLPLTLESSIAEFPVKVPMIDIHTVGAGGGSIAHIDAGGSLKVGPESAGADPGPICYGKGENITVTDANLFLGRLIPDNFLGGKMELHVDRLNNYFNKMSQEIGLSPVELAEGILSVANTAMERAIRVISVERGFDPREFVLFSFGGAGGMHAAFLAKLLNMPKVLVPKNPGILSAIGMMMADIIKDYSQTVMLKEKMEFAEINKLFSPMEDKAIHDLLFEGINKDNIILDKYLDMRYKGQSYEIIVPFNENYEETFHKLHEKTYGYSNRDKQVEIVNIRLRARGLPDKPQFPKSKLTKKDIPSEAIIDKKTVIFDSKKEQTIILDRDKLICGNLIKGPAIVVEYTSTIVIPPFATGEIDGYGNIIISIN, encoded by the coding sequence ATGATAATATGTGTTGATACAGGAGGAACTTTTACTGATTTTATTTACAAGGACGGCAATGAGTGGGGTGTGTATAAATTGTTATCTACCCCATCGAATCCAGCAGAGGCTGTATTAGCAGGAATTAGACATATCGTTAAAGAAGGTAAATTCCGGGTTATTCATGGGTCTACTGTTGCGACAAATGCAATTTTAGAAAAAAAAGGGTCCAAGACTGCACTCATAACCAATAAAGGTTTTGAAGATATTATTGAAATTGGCAGACAAAACAGAAGTGAATTATATAATCTCTCATACAAAAAAAATGAGCCTCTTATCCCGCCAAAATTACGATTTGGAATCAGCGGTAGAGTAAACTATGTGGGCAGTGTACTGGAAGAAATAGACGAACAAGCCCTATTCGAATTAATTGACAAACTGCAAAGCGACCAGGTTGAGTCCATAGCAGTGTCTCTACTTTTCTCGTTCAAAAATCCAGAGCATGAACTAAAAGTAAAAGAAATTCTTAAAAAGTTGAATATCCCTATATCATTATCTCACGAAATATTATCTGAATTCAGAGAATATGAAAGAACATCAACGACAGTTATCAACGCCTATGTTTCTCCAAAAATGAAAAAATATATTACATATATAAAGGATAGTATAGGCGATAACAAACTTAGCATAATGCAGTCCAATGGAGGAACTATTTCTGCTGAAACAGCAATGAAAGAATCCGTGCGGACTATATTGTCCGGTCCTGCCGGAGGAGCTGTTGGAGCATACGAATTAGGCAAGATGGCTGGATTTGATAGATTAATAACTTTTGATATGGGCGGAACATCTACAGATGTTGCACTTTTAGATCAAAGTCTGCCGCTCACACTGGAGTCAAGTATTGCAGAATTTCCCGTAAAAGTGCCCATGATAGATATACATACTGTTGGAGCAGGTGGTGGCTCAATAGCTCATATTGATGCGGGAGGATCATTAAAGGTTGGTCCTGAAAGTGCTGGGGCTGACCCTGGTCCGATATGTTACGGAAAAGGAGAAAACATCACCGTTACAGATGCAAACCTGTTTCTGGGAAGACTCATTCCGGATAACTTTCTGGGCGGGAAAATGGAGTTACATGTTGATAGATTAAATAATTATTTTAATAAAATGTCTCAAGAAATTGGGCTTTCCCCTGTTGAGTTGGCAGAAGGAATTTTGTCGGTAGCCAATACGGCTATGGAAAGGGCTATTCGGGTAATTTCTGTGGAAAGAGGATTTGATCCAAGGGAGTTCGTGTTATTTTCTTTTGGTGGAGCAGGAGGAATGCATGCGGCGTTTTTAGCGAAGCTTCTCAATATGCCGAAAGTGCTGGTCCCTAAAAATCCAGGCATTCTCTCTGCTATTGGCATGATGATGGCCGATATTATAAAGGATTATTCTCAGACAGTAATGCTTAAGGAAAAGATGGAGTTTGCAGAAATAAATAAATTATTTTCTCCTATGGAAGACAAGGCCATCCATGATTTGTTGTTTGAGGGCATAAATAAAGATAACATTATCTTGGATAAATACCTGGATATGAGATATAAGGGCCAATCTTATGAAATCATTGTTCCCTTTAATGAAAATTATGAAGAAACCTTTCATAAATTGCATGAAAAGACATACGGTTATTCGAATAGAGATAAACAGGTCGAAATAGTAAATATCAGGTTGAGGGCGAGAGGACTTCCGGACAAACCTCAATTTCCAAAAAGTAAACTCACTAAAAAGGATATTCCCTCCGAGGCCATTATTGATAAAAAAACTGTTATCTTTGACAGCAAAAAAGAACAGACAATAATTTTGGATAGAGATAAATTAATTTGTGGAAACTTGATAAAAGGGCCGGCAATTGTTGTTGAGTATACCTCGACTATTGTTATTCCTCCATTTGCTACCGGAGAAATTGATGGCTATGGGAACATAATCATTTCCATAAACTAA